Genomic window (Staphylococcus debuckii):
AAGCAGGTAGAAGCGGTATATGGCCAAACTGAAAATGGTTTAACCATTATTGAGGCGGATTTATTTTTACAAGGTGAAGCTCCTATTCAGAAGCGTTCAAGTTTCGGCTTAGGTGAATTGATGAAGAAAGCCTTAGATAATGACGCAGAACATTTAGTCATTTCTTTAGGTAATATTGCAAGCTTTGACGGTGGCGCTGGCATGCTTCAAGCACTTGGCGCAAGATATTACGATGACGAAGGTCAACCTATCGATACGAGAAAGGGCACAGAGGTCTTAAAATACATTCGTCATATAGATTTGACGCAATTGCATCCGCGTTTAGCACAAGTGCGCATTCAATTGGTATCAGACTTTGCCAGCAAAATGTATGGCAAGAATAGTGAGATTATGCAAGTTTATCCATTATTAAACGTTACACGTGAAGAAGCGGCAACAATCGACAATTTAGTATGGTATTTCAGTGAAATATTAAAAAATGAAGCACATCTACTGACAAGTACAGTAGAACGCGGCGGTGCTGGTGGCGGCGTTGCAGCATTGTTAGCAGCGTTATATGATGCTGAAATTCTGACGAGTCATCATTTAGTGGATCAGATTACACATCTAGAAAATTTAATTGAACAAGCAGATTTAGTGATGTTCGGTGAAGGCGTGAATGAAGCGGACCATTTGCTTGAAACAACAACTTTGCGCATTGCAGAGTTAGCGACTAAATATCATAAACCTTGTATTGCAATAAATGCCACTAATGATAAATTTGATCGTTACGAGGCATTAGGTGTAACAGGTATGTTTAATTTGTTTATGGAAATGCCTGAGCACTATACAAGCTTTAAAGCAGGTATTCAAATTCGATTCTATGCTGTCCAAGCATTAAAGTTATTGAAGACACACTTTGATGTGGATAAGAAAGCGTAAATAGTATATAAAATAAGAGCGGGGTTGGGACATAATAATGTCTCAGCTCCGCTCTTGTTTTGTGTTATTTATTTTGTTGTTGGTTGTGCAATTTCTTCAGCGATTCCTAGAATAACTTCTACTGCACGTTCCATCACATCGATAGAAGCGTATTCGAAAGGACCGTGGAAATTATCGCAACCTGTAAA
Coding sequences:
- a CDS encoding glycerate kinase translates to MRVLVAMDEFNGIVSSYEANRYVEEAVASQIEKADIVQVPLFNGRHELMDSVFLWQSGTKYREMVHNADMKQVEAVYGQTENGLTIIEADLFLQGEAPIQKRSSFGLGELMKKALDNDAEHLVISLGNIASFDGGAGMLQALGARYYDDEGQPIDTRKGTEVLKYIRHIDLTQLHPRLAQVRIQLVSDFASKMYGKNSEIMQVYPLLNVTREEAATIDNLVWYFSEILKNEAHLLTSTVERGGAGGGVAALLAALYDAEILTSHHLVDQITHLENLIEQADLVMFGEGVNEADHLLETTTLRIAELATKYHKPCIAINATNDKFDRYEALGVTGMFNLFMEMPEHYTSFKAGIQIRFYAVQALKLLKTHFDVDKKA